In Sebaldella termitidis ATCC 33386, one DNA window encodes the following:
- a CDS encoding thymidine kinase, which yields MNLYLSNNSGILEVVTGSMFSGKSEELIRRLRRAKYAKQKTAVFKPAIDKRYEGDDVNIVSHSQNKIEAILAKDVSVMEEYLENNPDIQVIGIDEAQFFGEDVVAFCEKCVKLGKRVVVAGLDMNFRGEPYEPMPRLMATADYVDKFHAICTVCGNPAYVTQRIINGEPAYYDDPVLFVGTTESYEARCRRHHIVKYRDKKETKIYFVVGTDINVGKEHAENEYIFENKNKQSMKILKINNVEDVLDLAQLRRDIKEATQNHDVIVIRVIGGILYPLKEEYNLLNLMIEYRKESEVIVVAENREGILNHVYLTIDVLHRNNINVKEVIYINKNIENAEEAANISRVSQRLKIPFRYL from the coding sequence GTGAATTTATATTTGAGTAATAACAGTGGTATTTTGGAAGTAGTTACAGGCAGTATGTTTTCAGGTAAAAGTGAAGAATTAATAAGAAGACTGAGAAGGGCAAAATATGCAAAACAAAAGACAGCTGTGTTCAAGCCTGCTATAGATAAAAGGTATGAAGGCGATGATGTAAATATAGTTTCACACAGCCAGAACAAAATAGAAGCAATACTTGCAAAGGATGTAAGTGTAATGGAGGAATATCTGGAGAATAATCCTGATATTCAGGTGATAGGAATAGATGAAGCACAGTTTTTCGGAGAAGATGTGGTAGCATTTTGTGAAAAATGTGTAAAGCTCGGAAAAAGAGTTGTTGTAGCAGGTCTTGATATGAACTTCCGGGGGGAGCCTTATGAGCCTATGCCCAGACTAATGGCAACTGCCGACTATGTGGATAAATTTCATGCAATATGTACAGTATGCGGAAATCCTGCTTATGTAACACAGAGAATCATTAACGGCGAGCCGGCGTATTATGATGATCCTGTTCTTTTTGTGGGGACAACAGAAAGTTATGAAGCCAGATGCAGAAGACATCATATAGTGAAATACAGGGATAAAAAAGAAACAAAAATATATTTTGTAGTGGGAACAGACATAAATGTAGGAAAAGAGCATGCAGAAAATGAATATATCTTTGAAAATAAAAACAAACAGTCTATGAAAATATTAAAAATTAATAATGTGGAAGATGTTCTTGATCTTGCACAGCTCAGAAGAGATATAAAAGAAGCTACGCAGAATCATGATGTAATTGTAATAAGGGTGATAGGCGGGATTCTCTATCCGCTTAAAGAGGAGTATAACCTACTGAATCTTATGATTGAGTACAGAAAAGAATCAGAGGTTATAGTAGTGGCAGAAAATCGTGAAGGGATTCTTAATCATGTTTACCTGACTATAGATGTGCTCCACAGAAATAATATCAATGTAAAAGAAGTAATATATATAAATAAAAATATAGAAAATGCTGAAGAAGCGGCCAATATCTCAAGAGTGTCACAAAGGCTGAAAATACCTTTCAGATATTTATAG
- a CDS encoding ArsR/SmtB family transcription factor has translation MNIKINEVAGILADKSCSSMLMLLMDGKFHTVTELAKTANIKNHTATYHIKKFIKLEWLEMYVQGRYHYYRLNNKSVAELIEQWMPISQFQTVRSLNTNIENKILFNGRFCYDHLAGKLGVEITKWYVKNEFFKISESEIEITDKGINFFEKFGIDINDLRKLKRNFCKVCLDWSEREYHIAGSIGKATAEFLLNNKWIERHGKSRGIRLTELGEKQMRELWDGGEIIENYKSKMII, from the coding sequence ATGAATATTAAAATAAATGAAGTGGCCGGCATACTGGCTGATAAATCATGTTCCAGCATGCTTATGCTGCTTATGGACGGGAAATTTCATACTGTAACAGAGCTTGCAAAAACAGCAAATATAAAAAATCACACTGCTACATATCATATAAAAAAATTTATTAAATTAGAATGGCTGGAAATGTATGTTCAGGGACGCTATCATTATTACAGACTCAATAATAAATCTGTGGCGGAACTCATAGAACAGTGGATGCCGATATCACAGTTTCAGACAGTGCGTTCTTTGAATACCAATATTGAAAATAAAATTCTGTTTAACGGACGTTTCTGTTATGATCATCTTGCAGGGAAATTAGGGGTAGAGATAACAAAATGGTATGTTAAAAATGAATTTTTTAAAATTAGTGAATCAGAAATAGAGATAACAGATAAAGGGATAAATTTTTTTGAGAAATTCGGGATTGATATTAATGATTTAAGAAAATTAAAGAGAAATTTCTGTAAAGTTTGTCTGGACTGGAGTGAACGGGAATACCATATAGCAGGCAGTATAGGAAAAGCTACGGCAGAATTTCTGCTTAATAATAAATGGATAGAAAGACATGGGAAAAGCCGCGGGATAAGACTGACCGAGCTGGGGGAAAAACAAATGAGAGAGCTTTGGGACGGCGGAGAAATAATCGAAAATTATAAAAGTAAAATGATAATATAG
- a CDS encoding MurR/RpiR family transcriptional regulator has protein sequence MKIENLIRDKYKNLNETEKEILRYIISNSNKIRGLRIKDLADAVFCSPNTIVRMSKKMGFTGFSEMKHVIFEELEKNFSQVPISEDGLYKDLLKTKELINSELLDYLAALIVKKKNISIFGLGPSRLSADIFSMRLTFLGIAAISFIDQHAMLFYANKIKENDICLFISFSGEQKGILGPAVIAKGRKGVIISLTGLSDNELSRIADHSMFFKTTSMYYDGADITSRVPADMVLDYLFSKMVLIMKDEDRLTSEEPEFIKY, from the coding sequence ATGAAAATAGAAAATCTGATAAGAGATAAGTATAAAAATCTGAATGAGACTGAAAAAGAGATACTAAGATATATTATTTCAAATTCTAATAAAATAAGAGGTTTGAGAATAAAGGATCTTGCGGATGCTGTTTTCTGCAGTCCTAATACGATAGTAAGAATGTCGAAGAAAATGGGTTTCACAGGTTTTTCAGAAATGAAGCATGTGATATTTGAAGAGCTTGAGAAAAATTTTTCTCAGGTGCCTATTTCTGAAGATGGCCTTTATAAGGATCTGTTAAAGACAAAGGAGCTGATAAATTCAGAACTGCTTGATTATCTTGCAGCTTTGATTGTAAAGAAAAAAAATATCAGCATTTTTGGTCTGGGGCCTTCAAGGCTTTCAGCCGACATTTTTTCAATGAGGCTGACTTTTCTCGGGATAGCGGCAATAAGCTTTATAGATCAGCACGCCATGCTTTTTTATGCAAATAAAATAAAGGAAAATGACATATGTCTTTTTATTTCATTTTCGGGAGAGCAGAAAGGGATACTTGGTCCTGCTGTAATAGCCAAAGGAAGAAAAGGAGTGATAATCTCGCTCACAGGTCTTTCTGATAATGAATTATCAAGGATTGCAGATCATTCGATGTTTTTTAAGACTACATCAATGTATTATGACGGTGCTGATATAACAAGCAGGGTTCCTGCGGATATGGTTCTGGATTATCTTTTCAGCAAGATGGTGCTAATAATGAAGGATGAAGACAGGCTTACAAGTGAGGAGCCGGAATTTATAAAATATTAA
- a CDS encoding ROK family protein — MDYYVGIDLGGTNTKIGVVDKEGNKIFTTTIKTESIDGYEISLNRIADILKENLKEYEITLDKVGGVGIGVPGPVVQTRIVKFFANFPWPENLNLAEEFEKRIGLKVRADNDVNVITLGEMWKGAGKGHSNVLGIAIGTGIGGGIILNGQLVSGKNGTGGEIGHTKLVRDGKLCGCGQKGCWEAYASATGLIREAQGRLIVNKKNQLYEMTKGRELEAKDVFDAAKAGDKFSVDIVDYEAEYLAMGISNLLNTLDPEIVVLGGGVSLAGDFLIDRVKESLKKYALPSALEGLKIVQAELGNDAGILGAAYLAMM, encoded by the coding sequence ATGGATTATTATGTAGGAATAGACCTGGGCGGAACAAATACGAAAATAGGAGTGGTGGACAAAGAGGGAAATAAAATATTTACTACAACAATAAAAACAGAATCAATAGACGGATATGAAATATCACTGAACAGAATAGCGGATATTTTGAAAGAAAACCTGAAAGAATATGAAATAACGCTGGATAAAGTAGGAGGAGTGGGAATAGGAGTTCCGGGTCCTGTTGTGCAAACCAGAATAGTGAAATTCTTTGCTAATTTTCCATGGCCTGAAAATCTTAATCTGGCAGAAGAATTTGAAAAGAGAATTGGATTGAAAGTAAGAGCGGATAATGATGTAAATGTAATAACCCTTGGTGAAATGTGGAAAGGTGCAGGAAAAGGACACAGCAATGTTCTTGGGATAGCGATAGGAACAGGAATAGGCGGGGGAATAATTCTAAACGGACAGCTTGTTTCGGGAAAAAACGGTACAGGAGGAGAAATAGGGCATACGAAGCTGGTAAGAGACGGCAAGCTCTGCGGATGCGGACAGAAGGGATGCTGGGAAGCCTATGCATCAGCTACCGGACTTATAAGAGAAGCACAGGGAAGACTTATTGTAAATAAGAAAAATCAGCTGTATGAAATGACAAAGGGAAGAGAGCTGGAAGCAAAGGATGTATTTGATGCAGCAAAAGCAGGGGATAAATTTTCCGTGGATATAGTAGATTATGAAGCAGAATATCTGGCAATGGGAATCAGCAATCTTTTGAATACTCTTGATCCTGAAATAGTTGTTTTAGGCGGGGGCGTTAGTCTGGCCGGAGATTTCCTGATTGACAGGGTAAAAGAAAGCTTAAAAAAATACGCGCTTCCATCAGCATTAGAGGGACTGAAAATAGTTCAGGCAGAACTGGGGAATGATGCGGGAATACTCGGAGCTGCATATTTGGCAATGATGTAA
- a CDS encoding chemotaxis protein CheW: MKLVKKYLVFEAGEELYGIELKYVLKIKNNAKFYELPALGKDYPGVIHFDNRFIPVAGYGGEKPGNNEANAALILRYRTNEFSIFVKNVFDIYEFENMEMTEETAKDFYIDGRVVKLINLEEFIGG; this comes from the coding sequence ATGAAGCTGGTAAAAAAATATCTGGTATTTGAAGCTGGGGAGGAATTATACGGAATAGAGTTGAAATATGTATTGAAAATAAAAAATAATGCCAAATTTTACGAGCTTCCCGCTTTGGGAAAAGATTACCCGGGTGTAATACACTTTGATAACAGATTTATTCCCGTGGCAGGTTATGGTGGTGAAAAGCCGGGAAACAACGAGGCTAATGCTGCTCTTATATTAAGATACAGGACAAATGAGTTTTCAATATTTGTAAAAAATGTTTTTGATATTTATGAATTCGAAAATATGGAAATGACAGAAGAAACAGCAAAAGATTTTTACATAGATGGAAGAGTGGTAAAATTAATTAATTTAGAAGAATTTATAGGAGGATAG
- a CDS encoding methyl-accepting chemotaxis protein: MRLKNKLLSWVFSLFFIPLLIFFALAVSGTYNRYKSNYSLIKEDSIIRLQENYYEKINSIENDAEGFIGSIKAGDSPETINEKINFMKNLNNEYEHIFYIDSYNNTELTDNTDSVELKKLISEIKNESFEFFISNPYLDKASNKYMITFVKKIKISNFEEKIAGITVPQDYFLNAAGTKAESRYYLIKDSGEILATNSPLSGNSFYSLYHMQNNNDLDEVEGNFTVRSNGQNIEFMYKKLEMDKLYIIMEDSRLSFYKNLYSDIFLSLILCIIVSVLVFGIIFFFFYKSVFRLVYKLRQGINRVISLDKSSELIGEYDEPEDIKKKFNSFSDKIHNKVRITAGNIKEIHEKTYELNKSQALNYKILSEEQNKMLLIKEEVRKIINLSETNSDELEKLIKECEHIVKENKNITLMTESLRRSFHKLSDSSVSIEEMIDNINMISDRTNLLSLNARKEAERAAEYGESYQVIAEEIRNLSVLILDISNKAREISHNVIERIAKSNQVMDLTITKINKLQDEIKKIDKNVKFLYENVNLENIEENELNKAFSELEEMIFGTKERLAGNINLISELNILFREIEKINDSLEKRG; the protein is encoded by the coding sequence ATGAGACTGAAAAATAAACTTCTAAGCTGGGTATTTTCATTATTTTTTATTCCTCTGCTGATATTTTTTGCATTGGCTGTTTCAGGGACTTACAACAGATATAAAAGTAACTATTCCTTGATAAAAGAGGACAGTATTATAAGGCTGCAGGAGAATTATTACGAAAAAATAAATAGTATAGAAAATGATGCGGAAGGTTTTATCGGAAGTATAAAAGCCGGGGACAGTCCAGAAACGATAAATGAAAAAATAAATTTTATGAAAAATCTGAATAATGAATACGAACATATATTTTATATCGATTCTTATAATAATACGGAGCTGACAGATAATACAGACAGTGTTGAGCTGAAAAAACTAATCTCTGAAATAAAGAACGAGTCTTTTGAATTTTTTATTTCAAATCCGTATTTGGATAAGGCCTCAAATAAATATATGATTACTTTTGTGAAAAAGATAAAAATCAGTAATTTTGAAGAAAAAATAGCTGGTATTACAGTGCCGCAGGATTATTTTCTGAATGCAGCAGGGACAAAAGCGGAAAGCAGATATTATCTGATAAAAGACAGCGGAGAGATACTAGCTACAAACAGTCCTTTAAGCGGAAACTCGTTTTACAGTCTTTATCATATGCAGAATAATAATGATTTAGATGAAGTAGAGGGAAATTTTACAGTAAGATCAAACGGGCAAAATATAGAATTTATGTATAAAAAATTAGAGATGGATAAACTATATATAATTATGGAAGATTCCAGATTATCATTTTATAAAAATCTGTATTCAGATATATTTTTATCTTTAATATTATGTATAATTGTTTCTGTTCTTGTTTTCGGGATTATTTTCTTCTTTTTCTATAAGTCTGTTTTCAGACTGGTGTATAAGCTCAGACAGGGAATAAACAGGGTAATAAGTCTGGATAAGAGCTCGGAACTCATTGGAGAATATGATGAGCCTGAGGATATAAAGAAGAAATTCAATAGCTTTTCAGATAAAATACATAATAAAGTAAGAATAACAGCCGGGAATATAAAGGAAATTCATGAAAAAACCTATGAACTAAATAAAAGTCAGGCCTTAAATTATAAAATTCTCAGTGAAGAGCAAAATAAAATGCTTCTTATAAAAGAGGAAGTAAGAAAAATCATTAATCTTTCCGAAACAAACTCTGATGAGCTGGAAAAGCTCATAAAGGAATGCGAGCATATAGTAAAGGAAAATAAAAACATTACACTTATGACAGAAAGTCTCAGAAGAAGTTTTCATAAGCTGAGTGACAGCAGTGTAAGTATAGAAGAGATGATAGATAATATAAACATGATCTCAGACAGGACTAATCTTTTATCTCTTAATGCAAGAAAAGAAGCAGAAAGGGCTGCTGAATACGGAGAAAGCTATCAGGTAATAGCAGAAGAAATAAGAAATCTGTCTGTGCTGATTTTGGATATATCAAATAAGGCAAGGGAAATAAGCCATAATGTAATAGAAAGAATCGCCAAGAGCAATCAGGTAATGGATCTGACAATAACAAAAATAAATAAGCTTCAGGATGAAATAAAAAAAATCGATAAAAATGTAAAATTTCTTTATGAGAATGTAAATCTGGAGAATATAGAAGAAAACGAACTGAATAAAGCTTTCAGCGAACTGGAGGAAATGATTTTTGGAACCAAGGAAAGACTCGCAGGTAACATAAATCTGATAAGCGAACTAAACATACTTTTTAGAGAGATAGAAAAAATAAACGATTCTCTGGAAAAGAGGGGATAA
- a CDS encoding PTS transporter subunit EIIC, with amino-acid sequence MKGFLQRLGKSLMMPISIIAAAGIFLGIAAALQNPNIVGEGFINLEFVQNIIGFIRKLAGVLFGNLPLLFAIALAIGMVDEEKPTAAFAGAIGFLVFHVTINYILGLEGITADTTAVKYLVENNKMDPIQASFVNAQYETVLGIFTYRMNVFGGVVSGLTVAALHNRFYKIKLPDAINFFGGRRFVPIITTVCVPVIGLVFYFIWPVIGNVIYQIGGLIEKSGAFGTFIFGFIERLLIPTGLHHILNQTVRFTAVGGSAVIDGEQVVGALNIFNASLASKTPVPADVVRMSTRFLAQGKIPIMMFGLIGAACAMYQTANEKEKGRIKALMIAGASASFVTGITEPLEFAFMFVSPVLFIFHAVMTGLSFFLMQIFGVMIGNVQGGIIDLAVFGILKGTETHWYFAVIVGIAYFFIYYFFFKFIILSRNIETPGREKEETEGAAVKLSGDMEETAENIITAVGGSSNIRVIDNCFTRLRLTLEDTSIVDDAALKATGAAGIVKPDKNNIQIIYGPKVEQIANSVKSLKKTKN; translated from the coding sequence TTGAAAGGTTTTTTGCAAAGATTAGGAAAGTCTCTTATGATGCCTATATCTATAATAGCAGCAGCGGGAATATTTCTCGGGATAGCGGCTGCACTGCAAAATCCCAATATTGTGGGCGAAGGATTTATAAATCTTGAATTTGTCCAGAATATAATAGGGTTTATTAGAAAGCTTGCAGGAGTTTTGTTTGGTAATCTGCCTTTATTGTTTGCCATAGCACTGGCAATAGGAATGGTGGACGAGGAGAAACCAACAGCTGCATTTGCAGGGGCGATAGGATTTTTGGTGTTTCATGTGACGATTAATTATATTTTAGGTCTGGAGGGAATAACAGCAGATACCACAGCCGTAAAATATCTTGTAGAAAATAATAAAATGGATCCTATACAGGCCAGCTTTGTTAATGCACAATATGAGACAGTGCTCGGGATTTTTACATACAGGATGAATGTTTTCGGAGGTGTCGTATCAGGACTTACAGTAGCAGCTCTGCATAACAGGTTTTATAAAATAAAGCTTCCTGATGCAATTAATTTTTTCGGGGGAAGAAGATTTGTACCTATTATTACAACGGTATGTGTACCGGTAATAGGACTTGTGTTTTATTTCATATGGCCGGTGATTGGTAATGTAATATATCAGATAGGCGGACTTATAGAGAAAAGCGGAGCTTTTGGAACATTTATATTTGGTTTTATAGAGAGACTGCTCATTCCTACAGGACTTCACCATATATTGAATCAGACTGTCAGATTTACCGCAGTAGGCGGAAGTGCCGTCATAGACGGGGAACAGGTAGTGGGAGCACTGAATATTTTCAATGCCTCGCTTGCGAGTAAAACACCGGTTCCGGCAGATGTAGTAAGAATGTCAACAAGATTTCTTGCACAGGGAAAAATTCCGATAATGATGTTCGGGCTTATAGGAGCTGCGTGTGCAATGTATCAGACAGCAAATGAAAAGGAAAAAGGAAGAATAAAAGCCTTGATGATAGCGGGAGCTTCAGCATCATTTGTAACAGGAATAACTGAACCGCTGGAATTTGCCTTTATGTTTGTTTCGCCGGTATTATTTATATTTCATGCTGTAATGACAGGGTTATCATTCTTTTTAATGCAGATTTTCGGGGTAATGATAGGGAATGTTCAGGGAGGAATAATAGATCTTGCGGTATTCGGTATTCTTAAGGGTACGGAAACACACTGGTATTTTGCAGTAATAGTAGGAATAGCCTATTTCTTTATATATTATTTTTTCTTCAAATTTATAATTTTATCAAGAAATATAGAAACTCCGGGTCGTGAAAAAGAGGAAACAGAAGGAGCGGCTGTAAAATTATCTGGTGATATGGAAGAAACAGCAGAAAATATAATAACGGCAGTAGGCGGAAGCAGCAATATAAGGGTAATTGACAACTGCTTTACAAGACTGAGACTGACTCTTGAAGATACATCAATAGTAGATGATGCAGCATTAAAAGCCACAGGTGCGGCAGGTATAGTAAAACCGGACAAAAATAATATACAGATTATATACGGTCCGAAAGTAGAGCAGATAGCAAATTCAGTAAAAAGCTTAAAGAAAACAAAAAATTAA
- a CDS encoding metallophosphoesterase: MKRINSRKRLKIRELIYLIIGVCIFTGLLFISMKNVFWFGAYTVLCISFVIYAVYENSTLRIKNLVIESDKISSDFENMKIIFFADIQMDYFYTKNRKKIRKTVNFINQEKPDVILFGGDYINKARGTEAVFEELKLLKAEKGIYSVYGNHDYYDYKKITSRLKDLGIHILKNDSIKLVTENGSIVIAGIDDYLRGEPDVEKALGNSGGNFTVLLCHNPDYFEIMPKESKEKADIILSGHTHGGQLNLFGFAPFVPSRYGSKYRYGLKETENGRIYISSGLGGVVFPMRFMAKPEIVNLILRKKRIPDNRK; the protein is encoded by the coding sequence ATGAAGAGGATAAACAGCAGAAAAAGATTGAAAATAAGGGAATTGATTTATCTGATTATAGGAGTCTGTATTTTTACAGGACTTCTTTTTATAAGTATGAAAAATGTTTTCTGGTTCGGGGCTTATACAGTGTTATGTATTTCTTTTGTTATTTATGCTGTATATGAAAACAGTACTCTTCGTATAAAGAATCTGGTAATAGAATCTGATAAAATTTCTTCGGATTTTGAAAATATGAAAATTATCTTTTTTGCAGATATTCAGATGGATTATTTTTATACTAAAAACAGAAAAAAGATAAGAAAAACAGTAAATTTTATTAATCAGGAAAAACCGGATGTGATTTTATTCGGCGGTGATTATATTAATAAAGCCAGAGGGACAGAAGCAGTATTTGAAGAGCTGAAATTGCTGAAGGCCGAAAAGGGCATTTATAGTGTCTACGGAAATCATGACTATTATGATTACAAAAAAATAACTTCCAGACTGAAAGACTTGGGAATACATATATTGAAAAATGACAGCATTAAGCTGGTAACGGAAAACGGAAGCATTGTTATTGCAGGAATAGATGATTATCTGAGGGGTGAGCCTGATGTAGAAAAGGCTTTGGGGAATTCCGGAGGAAATTTTACAGTTTTGCTATGTCATAATCCTGATTATTTTGAAATAATGCCGAAAGAGTCAAAGGAAAAAGCAGATATTATATTATCAGGGCATACTCACGGCGGACAGCTGAATTTATTCGGCTTTGCCCCTTTTGTTCCTTCAAGATACGGGAGTAAATACAGATATGGGCTGAAAGAAACGGAGAACGGCAGAATATATATAAGCTCCGGTCTTGGAGGAGTTGTTTTTCCAATGAGATTTATGGCAAAACCTGAGATAGTGAATTTGATATTAAGAAAAAAGAGAATCCCTGATAATAGGAAATAA
- a CDS encoding 6-phospho-alpha-glucosidase gives MFKEAYNIVIVGGGSTWTPGILKALTKHKEKLPLKKVTLYDIDKERQETIGEFGIVLFKEEYPEVEFSYTTDKKNAYTDVDFVFCQMRTGGYPMREKDEHIPLSMGVIGQETCGPGGFAYGIRSIKDMVEMVKDVREYSPEAWILNYTNPAAIVAYALKKVFPDDKKIINICDQPVNLLRSYGRLLGRSYENWEPVYFGLNHFGWFKNIYDENGNDIVPEIKKITSEKGFLPADAEQRDQSWLDTYAMVEDMLKDFPDYLPNTYLQYYLYPEYKLKKLDPDYTRANEVMDGREKRVFAECRRIAENGTAKDSSVVHNDAHGDMIIEVAESIAHNRHRYFIVMVENNGLIENLPDDAMVEVTATLGINGPRPYGVGKIETFYKGLIENQYAYERLTVEACLEGSYTKALQALTLNRTVVDAKKARKVLDALIEANKGYWPELS, from the coding sequence ATGTTTAAAGAAGCATATAATATAGTAATAGTGGGCGGAGGCTCTACATGGACACCGGGAATATTAAAGGCACTTACCAAGCACAAAGAAAAGCTGCCTTTGAAAAAGGTTACATTATATGATATTGATAAAGAAAGACAGGAGACAATCGGTGAATTTGGAATAGTATTATTTAAAGAAGAGTATCCGGAAGTAGAATTTTCGTATACTACTGATAAAAAAAACGCTTATACAGATGTAGATTTCGTTTTCTGCCAGATGCGTACGGGCGGATATCCAATGCGTGAAAAAGACGAACATATTCCGCTGAGTATGGGAGTAATAGGGCAGGAAACATGCGGTCCCGGAGGTTTTGCCTATGGGATAAGATCAATAAAAGATATGGTGGAAATGGTAAAGGATGTAAGAGAGTACAGTCCGGAAGCATGGATATTGAATTATACTAATCCGGCTGCAATAGTGGCATATGCATTGAAAAAAGTATTTCCAGATGATAAAAAAATAATAAATATATGCGATCAGCCGGTAAATCTTCTCAGATCATACGGGAGACTTCTGGGAAGAAGCTATGAAAACTGGGAGCCTGTATATTTCGGACTGAATCATTTCGGCTGGTTTAAAAATATTTATGATGAAAATGGAAATGATATAGTTCCTGAAATAAAAAAGATTACAAGCGAAAAAGGATTTCTTCCAGCAGATGCAGAACAGAGAGACCAGTCATGGCTGGATACATATGCTATGGTAGAGGACATGCTTAAGGATTTTCCGGACTATCTTCCTAATACATATCTGCAGTATTATCTATATCCGGAATATAAATTAAAAAAGCTTGATCCTGATTATACAAGGGCAAATGAAGTAATGGACGGGCGTGAAAAGCGTGTCTTTGCGGAGTGCAGAAGAATAGCCGAGAACGGGACTGCAAAAGATTCAAGCGTAGTTCATAATGATGCGCATGGTGATATGATAATAGAAGTGGCAGAATCAATAGCACATAACAGACATAGATACTTTATAGTAATGGTAGAAAATAACGGATTGATAGAAAATCTTCCTGATGATGCCATGGTAGAAGTAACGGCAACGCTGGGAATAAATGGTCCGAGACCATATGGGGTAGGGAAAATAGAAACGTTTTATAAGGGATTAATAGAAAATCAGTATGCTTATGAGAGACTTACAGTAGAAGCCTGTCTGGAAGGATCATATACCAAGGCACTTCAGGCTCTCACATTAAACAGAACAGTAGTGGATGCGAAAAAAGCAAGAAAGGTACTGGATGCACTAATAGAGGCTAATAAAGGATACTGGCCGGAATTATCATAA
- a CDS encoding isocitrate lyase/PEP mutase family protein, translated as MITDEQRILADKFQNLHSGKDMFLLPNIWDAGSAYIFEKQGFDALATTSAGIAYSLGYPDGEKISFNDLLFIVKSITRRVKIPLSVDFERGYGETLKEFKEFSRILLENGVSGLNIEDGRSDGTLDGIDIMKDKIEILLELKKELNLNFVINARTCTYWLKIGDKNERLHTAVERGRIFKESGADSVFIPGVEDEKTAEQLVKSIEIPLNFLINSGLYDFDTYRKLGAKRITLGSGTVRYIMDKLINIALDIRDGNVSRLIENTFTYKKANQYFNGAGDDQEKNKNLCK; from the coding sequence ATGATAACAGACGAACAAAGAATTTTAGCAGATAAATTTCAGAATCTGCACAGCGGGAAAGATATGTTTTTACTTCCTAATATATGGGATGCAGGCAGTGCATATATATTTGAGAAACAGGGATTTGATGCACTTGCCACAACCAGCGCGGGAATAGCCTATTCTTTAGGTTATCCTGACGGAGAGAAAATCAGCTTTAATGACCTGCTTTTCATTGTAAAAAGTATAACACGCAGGGTTAAGATACCATTATCTGTAGATTTTGAGAGAGGCTACGGGGAAACACTAAAAGAATTTAAGGAATTCAGCCGTATTTTACTGGAAAACGGAGTTTCGGGATTGAATATCGAGGACGGGAGGTCTGACGGTACTCTGGACGGAATTGATATAATGAAAGACAAGATAGAAATATTACTAGAATTAAAAAAAGAACTGAATTTGAATTTTGTTATTAATGCAAGAACATGTACCTACTGGTTAAAAATAGGTGATAAAAATGAAAGATTACATACAGCTGTGGAAAGAGGAAGGATATTTAAAGAATCAGGAGCTGATTCTGTGTTTATTCCAGGTGTAGAGGATGAGAAAACAGCGGAACAATTGGTAAAAAGTATAGAGATACCGCTTAATTTTCTGATAAATTCCGGATTATATGATTTTGATACTTACAGAAAGCTCGGAGCAAAGCGTATAACACTTGGATCAGGAACAGTAAGATATATTATGGATAAGCTGATAAATATTGCTTTGGATATAAGAGATGGCAATGTTTCAAGGCTGATAGAAAATACATTCACATATAAAAAAGCAAATCAGTATTTTAACGGAGCCGGTGATGATCAGGAAAAAAATAAAAATTTATGTAAATAA